In Spirosoma pollinicola, the genomic window TCGGGGTATGTGCTTGCGAAGCACCATTTGCCGGGGCAGCGAGTTCATTGGCGTCGGAACCGGCCCCAGATGCGACCGGATATGAATCATTAACTGTTCAAAAAACGGGCTGGTCAGGGGCTTGTAAATACTATCGACCGGCATTTTATTTAATACCAAAGCCGCCGGTATCCATTCCCAGTTCGCCTGATGGGAACTCATGCCTATGACTGTTTCGCCCGCCAGAATTCGTTTTTGAATCAGGTCAATATTTGGAAACCGTATATGCTTCTGGAAAAATTCTGGCGGTAGACTTGCTTGCTTTATTGTCTCTACAATCAAATCGCCCAGATTTTTATAGAAACCTTTGGCAACGGCTTGAATGTCGGCCGGTGATTTTTCGGGAAAAGATAGTCGCAGATTTTCCAGTACCACTTTCCGTCGATAACGGATAATGTACAGAAGTAAAAAAGACAAAACATCGGAAATGCCATATAATATAGGGAGAGGCAAACGCGATAGGAATCGAAAAAAGATCATTAGTTGAGTGTAGGGCAAACGTAGGCGCAAAGGGTCGTTTGCCGGGAAATTAAAAAAATACCAAAATCAGTTGACAGTATCGCTTTTTTGCGTTAATTGTGAACGGATACTAATTTGAGTAATTGGAAAAAGAACAACCAGGGTCTCAAAAAAGCGCTTTACTCATTGATCTGCATTATTTGCCTTGCATTGATTACATCTCAGGGCTAATGCAGTTTGACCAGGTGCTGCTTGAGGCCAGAGAACATTATCAAAAGCAAAGTTACAGAAATCGTTGCTACGTTCAGACTGCAAACAAAATTGACGTTCTTACGGTGCCTGTGCAACAGGGAACAACTCATCAGCCAATCCGTGATT contains:
- a CDS encoding lysophospholipid acyltransferase family protein, whose protein sequence is MIFFRFLSRLPLPILYGISDVLSFLLLYIIRYRRKVVLENLRLSFPEKSPADIQAVAKGFYKNLGDLIVETIKQASLPPEFFQKHIRFPNIDLIQKRILAGETVIGMSSHQANWEWIPAALVLNKMPVDSIYKPLTSPFFEQLMIHIRSHLGPVPTPMNSLPRQMVLRKHIPRIIGLISDQVPDVPEQAYWTDFLHRDSPFYPGSERLARSRKMAVFFFDIVRVRRSYYEVTFRLIAEPPYDDLPPGAIMEGYRDVLETSIRNNPSDWLWSHKRWKHWRGKYAKVSAKLS